From a single Thermodesulfovibrionia bacterium genomic region:
- a CDS encoding PAS domain S-box protein has product MKDKSKQGSSKKEPAKEITAHTPPKQPESQSSTGSTIPIVDITDRRLAGEALQSAIFNSANFSSIATDAKGVIQIFNVGAERMLGYAAADVMNKITPADISDPQEVIARAKALSAELGTSITPGFEALVFKASRGIEDIYELTYIRKDGSRFPAVVSVTALRDAQNAIIGYLLIGTDNTARKQAEEALLKAGALQSAIFNSANFSSIATDAKGVIQIFNVGAERMLGYAAADVMNKITPADISDPQEVIARAKALSAELGTPITPGFEALVFKASRGIEDIYELTYIRKDGSRFPAVVSVTALRDAQNAIIGYLLIGTDNTARKQIEAEKQHLLDIQEETHKELQRTNFTLQVSEERLAVTLNSIGDAVIATDAAGRVTLMNPLAERLTGWKRAEAIGRPVDDIFHIINKETRQPAVIPVIETLAHGTIQGLANHTVLIARGGSECDIADSCAPIRDRDGQVIGAVLVFRDVTGEYAAQQALHDSSQALQEKNIELEKSRLTADKANLAKSEFLSSMSHELRSPLNAILGFAQLMETSSPQPTPAQKASIDQILKGGWYLLELINEILDLALIESGRLSLSPEPMSLVDVMLECQEMIEPQAQKNGIRMSFPAFEIPYFVHADRTRVKQVLINLLSNAIKYNRAKGAVEVTCAPGAAQRIRISVRDTGEGLSPQKLEQLFQPFNRLGQEANAEEGTGIGLVVSKRLVELMGGEIGVESTVGKGSVFWVELNAAVEPQLMAGEAEPRTSGEAREQHGAAMRTLLYVEDNRANMQLVEQLVARRSDLRLLGAGDGRQGIALARIHQPEVILMDINLPGMSGIEALKSLREYPTTAHIPVIAISANAMPHDISKGLDAGFFSYLTKPINVIDFMNTLDKALEFAKKGSDSKSI; this is encoded by the coding sequence ATGAAAGATAAATCAAAACAAGGAAGTTCGAAGAAAGAACCCGCCAAAGAGATAACAGCGCATACCCCACCCAAACAACCAGAAAGTCAAAGCAGCACTGGCAGTACGATCCCTATCGTTGACATCACCGACCGCAGGCTGGCAGGAGAAGCGTTGCAGAGCGCGATCTTCAACAGCGCCAACTTTTCGAGCATTGCAACGGACGCGAAGGGCGTCATCCAGATCTTCAACGTAGGCGCCGAGCGCATGCTGGGATATGCGGCAGCTGATGTGATGAACAAGATCACGCCGGCTGACATCTCTGATCCGCAGGAAGTTATTGCGCGCGCCAAGGCGTTGAGCGCTGAACTCGGAACTTCGATAACTCCGGGCTTTGAAGCATTGGTCTTCAAGGCATCGCGCGGCATAGAGGACATATACGAACTGACCTATATCCGTAAAGACGGCAGCCGCTTTCCGGCAGTCGTATCGGTCACTGCGCTGCGTGACGCGCAAAACGCGATCATCGGCTATCTGCTGATCGGCACAGACAACACGGCGCGCAAGCAGGCGGAAGAGGCGCTGCTCAAGGCAGGTGCGTTGCAGAGCGCGATCTTCAACAGCGCCAACTTTTCGAGCATCGCCACTGACGCAAAGGGCGTCATCCAGATATTTAACGTAGGAGCCGAGCGCATGCTGGGATATGCGGCAGCTGATGTGATGAACAAGATCACGCCGGCTGACATCTCTGATCCGCAGGAAGTTATTGCGCGCGCCAAGGCGTTGAGCGCTGAACTCGGAACTCCGATAACTCCGGGCTTTGAGGCGTTGGTCTTCAAGGCATCGCGCGGCATAGAGGACATATACGAACTGACCTATATCCGTAAAGACGGCAGCCGCTTCCCAGCTGTAGTATCGGTCACTGCGCTGCGTGACGCGCAAAACGCGATCATCGGCTATCTGTTGATCGGTACCGACAACACGGCGCGCAAGCAGATCGAAGCTGAGAAACAGCATTTGCTCGATATTCAGGAGGAGACGCATAAAGAACTGCAGCGTACCAACTTCACCTTGCAGGTCAGCGAGGAAAGGCTCGCGGTTACGCTCAACTCCATAGGCGATGCAGTGATAGCCACTGATGCAGCAGGGCGTGTGACGCTTATGAATCCCCTTGCCGAACGGCTCACGGGCTGGAAGCGGGCGGAGGCCATCGGCCGACCGGTGGACGATATTTTTCACATCATCAACAAGGAAACCCGTCAACCCGCCGTTATCCCGGTAATAGAAACCCTGGCGCATGGCACGATACAGGGCCTTGCCAACCACACGGTACTGATCGCACGGGGCGGCAGCGAGTGCGATATCGCTGACAGCTGCGCGCCTATACGCGACCGCGACGGCCAGGTGATCGGCGCTGTTCTGGTCTTCCGCGATGTCACAGGTGAATATGCCGCGCAGCAGGCATTGCACGACAGCTCTCAGGCGCTGCAGGAAAAGAACATTGAACTTGAGAAATCCAGGCTCACGGCGGATAAAGCCAACCTTGCGAAATCCGAATTCCTTTCCAGCATGAGCCATGAGCTGCGATCTCCGCTCAATGCGATACTCGGTTTCGCCCAATTAATGGAAACGAGTTCGCCGCAGCCGACGCCAGCACAAAAGGCCAGTATAGACCAGATCCTTAAAGGAGGATGGTATCTGCTGGAGCTGATCAATGAAATTCTCGATCTCGCGCTTATCGAGTCAGGCAGGTTGTCGCTGTCTCCGGAACCCATGTCGCTGGTAGATGTGATGCTCGAATGCCAGGAGATGATAGAACCACAGGCGCAAAAAAACGGTATCCGTATGAGTTTCCCCGCGTTCGAGATACCTTACTTTGTTCATGCCGATAGAACCAGGGTGAAGCAGGTTCTGATCAACCTGCTTTCCAACGCGATCAAATATAACCGCGCCAAAGGGGCGGTCGAAGTTACATGCGCCCCTGGCGCAGCACAACGCATACGCATCAGCGTGCGGGATACTGGTGAAGGATTGTCTCCTCAAAAACTCGAACAGCTTTTTCAGCCGTTCAACCGTCTCGGACAGGAGGCAAACGCAGAGGAAGGCACCGGCATCGGACTGGTGGTGAGCAAGCGTCTTGTCGAATTAATGGGTGGAGAGATCGGTGTTGAAAGCACTGTCGGGAAGGGCAGCGTATTCTGGGTCGAACTGAACGCGGCTGTTGAACCGCAGCTTATGGCCGGCGAAGCCGAACCTCGTACATCAGGTGAAGCGCGTGAACAGCATGGCGCAGCGATGCGCACCCTGCTGTATGTAGAAGACAACCGTGCAAACATGCAGCTGGTCGAGCAGCTTGTCGCACGACGTTCCGATCTCCGCCTTTTGGGCGCTGGGGACGGCAGGCAGGGCATCGCATTGGCGCGCATACATCAGCCTGAGGTGATCCTGATGGACATCAACCTGCCCGGCATGAGCG